A stretch of DNA from Candidatus Binataceae bacterium:
AACGAAAAAGGTATGGCGCCTGAGATGATCGAGAGATTGAAAAGCCAGCACCTTCGGCGGGCGAGGGCGGCAGCGTATTCGCTATCCAGGGCGCGGTTCCGGACGGGGGGACACTCGCCAAATAACTTGAGAAGCGTCAGGGGAAGACAGCCGCCGAGATTCCCCAAGAGGTCCTGGCCGTCTTCTTTGCCGCCCAGGATGACCAGAATAGCGAGGCAAGCACAGATGCTATCCAAGACAAAAATCCAGCCGAGAGTGCGCCAGGGCAGTATGGCGCGCGCTGCTTGGTCATTCCACGAGTGTGGAGGGTGGACATCACGCCGTAAAAAAGGATCGCCCGCTGAAGCTTTTGGAGTTGACGAGATGGTTTCCACCGGGAGAGCAGACGCTCGTCCAAGCACGGTAAGCCAAAGCACGGGCTCCCGATGACTGTTCGACCAGTCGAAGGGCGCACCATATTCGACCAGATTCGTTTCTTCTGAAGGAGCAAACAGAATAGAGGAATCGCCTTCCGAATCACGATCCTCGTGCCCCTCCTGGCGTTGAAGCAGTGCGGTCGCCGCGTTGAACGTACCTTCGGTGGAATCACTGGCAAATTCGCTGGGCTGTTCGATCCCCCTATAGGGCGGCGTCCAGATCTGATTGGCGTCCAGTTCTGGATATGTGGATAAGATCAACAGTCCCCGCAAATCGGGATTAACGCTGCCATGCAGGAAGAGAAGGTGATTGGAGAGCGCGATAACCTTCGAGTTAGGGCTCCAATCGTGCAGTTGTTGAGTGAGATATATGATATCGAGTGGATCGGTCGCGGCGATTAGAACGTAGCGAATATGCCGTTCCGAGACTATTCGAAGAGTCCGCTCCAGTTGCAATTCGTTCGTGTTCGTCTCAGCTTGTGAAAGGATCGGAAAGATGTCTTGCTCCTCCCCGTGATCCTCCAGTAGAGGGATTTCGGGCCGCCAGGATGGAAGAGAATTTCGAGAACGCTGCTCCAGAGCCAGTTGGTCTGCCTTCTCTTTCAGTTCCTTGATGTGGAGAGGAAAATTAAGCTCGAGCACATGCCTGCCGTGGGGCGCGGTCATCCTCCCGTAAGCTGTTCCTTCTTCCTTTAAGATTGCAACTTCCTCGGACTTGACGTGCAGGTTTCTTTTGAGAAATTCGAAGAGATCTCGCAATGCGTCCGCATCGGGAATTACCGTTGAGTGCAAGCTCACCCGCAGACAGGAGTTTCGGCTAACGATCTCATGAAAATGAGAGACGTCGATGCTGGTCGCAGATCCGGTCATGACGTCGAACATCAACGCAGCCTGCCGAGGCCGCTGTCCGGCGAAATTCGCAGGGACAGTGTTTGTAATTTGCCCCGAGGTCTCCCTAAGGTCGCCACCAGGAGAGCGTCCGGACTGGGTGACAGGTGTTCTGGTCCCAAGCCAATAGATCGACCAGGCGATCGAGTCGGCAGATCCGGAAAACGAAGGTCCAAGGATTGAAATTGTCAGTTGTCTACCATCTGGCGGATCGAAGAAAAGAGAGTGGTTAAGAAAATCAGCGGTCGCGAGCGCCATACGCATCGCCCGTCTGTGAACTCCTTTGGTAGGTAGCTCGCCAACCAGAAAAACCACAAGCAACGCGCCCTTAACCTTGTCCTGACTAGGCCGCCGAAAGAGCACGACACCGGGTTCTGGTCCTTGCGAGTCGCTGACGCCACTGGTCTGGTCTTGAGATTCGGAAGCGTGATCGTCACTTGCGGTCGCTCTTTTGTTCCATGGAATCTGGAATTGGCTCAGCAGGTAACCCTGTTCCTGAGCGGCACGCTGGAGGGCGTTGTAGTAGGAGTCAAATTCCTCGCCCAGCGCGGTTTCGTAGGGATCGGGGAGAGTAATGATCAAAGTCCTTATGTTCATCTGCACGTGGCGATCGGAGTTCGCACCGGGCGAACCGGAACGGTCATCCCGCCCCAGTCGAATCATCCTCGACACACACGCTTCGACCGGCTGGCCCAGTAAACTGCACACTTGTCTAAGTGCTTCCCGGTCGAGCTCAACATCGCCTTCGGTGTCGAGCCCGCGCGCTCGGGCTGCGCCTCGGACCTCGGAGCCCACGGAGTTGCCACTATCGGTAGCGGCGTTGGAGACGATTGCCGCGGGTGTATCCGGAACTACAGGCACCTCGGAAATGGCCGAGGGTAGCAACCCCAGACCTGTGAGGTAGGCAATGGCGACGGTTAAGAAAAGCAGTGTGCGATCGCGAGTCACTGGAGTCCTCGGTGTTCACCGGAAAAAGGCAATCTTTTTCGACCGTATCGCATCTGAATCCGGTAAGTTTCCGCGAGGGTCAGCCAAGCAACCACAGCGAGCTTACGACGTAAACTAGAGTCATCAGACCGAAGATCAACCCGGGTAGCTCGCCGAGCCGACTGCACTGCGCGAACCCTTGCGGCTCGCTGACTTGGTTGTCTCCCGCGAAGTGCCTTATCTGAGGAATGCTGACCGTCTTGATATTGACTGACATTTTGGGTGTCCCCTTGTGTTGTCCATCCACTCAGAGTGAGTCAGCAAAGGCGGTGCCGCGAAAAGATCGCCCGATGAGTGCTGAAAATAAGGAGAGGTTAACCGCCGATGTTAATCTAGCGAGACACTGTAAAGCGGGATTAACGTGGCCGTGTAACCTGATCTTGTCTCGGGCACCAAGGGAAAGCTGGGCGAACGGTCGCCTTCACGACCCTGACACGCGTCCGCGGACCTCGTCGGAGTTCAGGTCTTGGCGATCAGGACGGTGAACCGGCCGCTCAAATGTCTGGTGTATCCTTACAGTAGACAGATTGAAGGTAACGCGAATCCCGGGCCGCTCGGCTTTCAAAAACGCTGCAGAGGGGCCAGCGATCGTTGAGGGCCCGCATCGGTCGCGGTTTTAGTCTCGAAGCAGGTCGGCGCCGAGAGTCATCACCATTGCGGCTTTCGTTTGTCGCGGATGGCGTGCAGTCGATCGTGAATGGGATCGATCAGCTGCTGCACGCTTCCTTGATTGCATCGCTTATGATGTCGACGACCAGGCGAGGCGCAGTAACGATGGGTGCGTGGTCTACAGAATGCGACCGCACCCGAGCGTGCATCCGCTCCGCCATAAAGCGCTGCGTCTCGAGGACGATCATGCGGTCGTGTTCCGCCGTGAGAAACCAGCTGGGGCGGTCTTTCCAAAGTGGACGGGTCATAGGTACCGTGATGCACGAGGGCGAAATCGGCCGCTGAACCGCGAAGAGTAGGGCCAATTCGTCGGCAGCGGCATTCTGCGCGAAAGCCGCGCCGAACGCCTCCTCCGGCAGATAGATCAGCCCATGATTGTCCGGTGCCAATTTTGGAGCCAGCGGGTGAGGTTCGGTACGATAGAACACATCGGCGACCGTCTCGCCTTCCTCAGGAGCGAGGGCGGCGACGTAGACGAGGGCCTTCACTTTCTCATTCCGTGTGGCCGCGATTACGGCCCCGGCATAAGCGTGGGCGGCGACGACTACCGGACCGGAAACTCGCTCCAAGGCGCGCTCAAGGGCCGCCGTATCATCGGCAAACGAAGTCAGGGGCAACGGCGCCGCTAGCACCCTGACGCCTTCGGCAGCCAGCAGCCCGATGACTTTGGCCCAGCTCGATCCGTCCGCCCAAGCTCCGTGGACTACAACAACACTCACATTGTCGCGCGACATGAGTTTACTCCTTTTGTCGCGCGATCAACCGATCGGCGACGTCGTCCAAGTCGGCACCGAC
This window harbors:
- a CDS encoding alpha/beta hydrolase, translated to MSRDNVSVVVVHGAWADGSSWAKVIGLLAAEGVRVLAAPLPLTSFADDTAALERALERVSGPVVVAAHAYAGAVIAATRNEKVKALVYVAALAPEEGETVADVFYRTEPHPLAPKLAPDNHGLIYLPEEAFGAAFAQNAAADELALLFAVQRPISPSCITVPMTRPLWKDRPSWFLTAEHDRMIVLETQRFMAERMHARVRSHSVDHAPIVTAPRLVVDIISDAIKEACSS